A region of uncultured Anaeromusa sp. DNA encodes the following proteins:
- a CDS encoding 2-oxoacid:acceptor oxidoreductase subunit alpha, whose amino-acid sequence MNTYSVLFGGEAGYGVMSAGMIVARAASRNSLWSMVVNEYPSLIKGGLNTCMARLGTEPLAAHEENFQFLGALSQQAFDQNYSKVRADGIVLYDCEAVKAPKVQGEAPGTWIGLPLLQKLPGDAAKVMGNSALLGAFCALSGFPRDAILQVMNDEFKKESIREQNKAIFEAAFKEAAIKCCPASGLFTLPMALATEQKMLLNGNDALAMGAIQGGCRFCAGYPMTPGSSVLVYMADQGARYGVVFKQAEDEIAAVNMLIGASYAGVRSLASTSGGGFALMVEALGFAAQAELPIVLVNAQRGGPSTGMPTRTAQADLLFTTFASQGEFPRFVLAPGDVDECFYETARLFDLTERFQVPGLILTDKYLADSSVSRPFFTTPLEPQVEAGRASEEWLAAQQPYLRYGETTGSEAPPRAVPGQKGGAYIATSYTHSDDGFYSSGDKEYAAREPETAAAGLDRWYEKLPAMEAAADGLKQYGPDEAELTLFVWGSTKGAALEAMELAKQEGLSVNVLQVLYVAPFPVQALTKTLGRVKKSLLIEGNKTAQLGFLLRGHLGYAVDASYLKYDSRAFTPSQILARIKEVLG is encoded by the coding sequence ATGAACACGTATTCGGTGTTGTTTGGAGGGGAAGCCGGGTATGGCGTCATGAGCGCCGGAATGATAGTGGCAAGAGCGGCTTCTCGAAACTCTTTATGGTCCATGGTGGTTAACGAGTATCCTTCCTTAATAAAAGGCGGCTTGAACACCTGCATGGCTCGCCTGGGCACAGAGCCTTTGGCTGCACATGAGGAAAACTTTCAGTTTTTAGGTGCATTATCCCAACAGGCTTTTGACCAAAATTACTCTAAAGTGCGTGCAGACGGGATTGTTTTATATGACTGTGAAGCGGTAAAGGCGCCGAAAGTACAAGGGGAAGCTCCAGGGACGTGGATTGGCTTACCACTTTTGCAGAAGCTGCCTGGAGATGCAGCAAAGGTAATGGGAAATAGCGCTCTTTTGGGGGCGTTTTGCGCGCTGAGCGGTTTTCCGCGAGATGCTATTTTGCAGGTTATGAACGATGAATTTAAAAAAGAAAGTATCCGAGAGCAAAACAAGGCTATTTTTGAGGCGGCGTTTAAGGAAGCTGCAATTAAGTGCTGTCCTGCGTCCGGTTTGTTTACGCTGCCCATGGCTTTGGCAACGGAGCAGAAGATGTTGCTTAACGGCAATGATGCACTGGCTATGGGCGCCATTCAAGGAGGCTGCCGTTTTTGCGCCGGTTATCCCATGACGCCAGGTTCGAGCGTGCTGGTATATATGGCTGATCAGGGAGCTCGCTACGGAGTTGTGTTCAAGCAAGCGGAAGATGAAATTGCAGCGGTAAATATGCTGATCGGCGCTTCCTATGCAGGTGTGCGTTCCTTGGCGTCTACAAGCGGCGGTGGCTTTGCGCTGATGGTAGAGGCGTTAGGTTTTGCCGCGCAGGCGGAACTGCCGATTGTACTGGTGAACGCGCAAAGAGGCGGACCTAGCACTGGCATGCCGACAAGAACGGCTCAGGCGGATTTGCTGTTCACTACTTTTGCGTCACAGGGTGAATTTCCGCGGTTTGTCTTAGCTCCCGGCGATGTAGACGAATGTTTTTATGAAACCGCGCGCCTTTTTGATTTAACGGAACGTTTTCAAGTACCAGGGTTGATTTTAACGGATAAATATTTAGCGGATTCTTCTGTAAGCAGACCTTTTTTTACAACGCCTCTTGAACCACAAGTAGAAGCGGGGCGGGCTAGCGAAGAATGGTTGGCGGCGCAGCAACCGTATCTGCGGTATGGCGAGACGACGGGAAGCGAAGCGCCTCCGCGGGCGGTGCCGGGACAAAAGGGCGGGGCCTATATTGCGACTAGCTACACCCATAGTGATGACGGCTTTTACAGTTCCGGTGACAAAGAATATGCCGCAAGAGAACCGGAAACGGCTGCTGCAGGACTGGATCGCTGGTATGAAAAATTGCCAGCTATGGAAGCGGCTGCAGATGGCTTGAAACAATACGGTCCGGACGAGGCGGAACTGACCTTGTTTGTATGGGGCTCTACTAAAGGCGCGGCTTTAGAGGCCATGGAACTGGCTAAGCAAGAAGGCTTGAGCGTAAATGTGTTGCAGGTTCTGTACGTGGCGCCTTTCCCAGTGCAGGCATTGACAAAGACCTTGGGGCGCGTAAAAAAATCACTACTCATTGAAGGGAATAAAACAGCACAATTGGGATTCTTGTTGCGCGGACATTTAGGATATGCCGTTGATGCAAGCTATTTGAAATATGATTCGCGCGCTTTTACGCCGAGCCAGATCTTGGCTCGTATAAAGGAGGTGCTGGGATAA
- a CDS encoding metal-dependent hydrolase: MSQLRYYGHACFSWENQGTVLLFDPFLKDNPFQIAQPEDIDCHYILISHGHFDHLGDAVAIAKRTGATIISTAEIANLCAGQECKTHAMHLGGTFDFPFGSVRVTPAFHGAGVPGGHACGFIVRQGEQRVYFAGDTALFGDMTLLGRLESIDCALLPIGGNFTMGPKDAAEAVAMLKPSLVVPMHYNTWPVIEQDPNHFKQDVESRLSTPVRILKPGEVLTL, translated from the coding sequence GTGAGCCAATTACGCTATTATGGTCATGCCTGTTTTAGTTGGGAAAATCAAGGAACCGTTCTTTTGTTCGACCCATTTTTAAAAGACAACCCGTTTCAAATAGCCCAGCCGGAAGATATTGACTGTCACTACATCCTTATTTCACACGGCCACTTCGATCATCTCGGCGACGCTGTCGCTATCGCCAAACGCACCGGCGCTACAATCATCAGCACTGCTGAGATTGCTAATTTATGCGCAGGGCAAGAATGCAAAACCCATGCCATGCATCTTGGGGGCACTTTTGATTTTCCCTTCGGCTCCGTCCGCGTCACTCCTGCTTTTCATGGCGCTGGTGTTCCTGGCGGCCACGCTTGCGGCTTTATTGTCCGTCAAGGAGAGCAGCGGGTTTATTTTGCCGGCGATACGGCCCTTTTCGGCGACATGACCCTTTTAGGACGCCTGGAAAGTATCGACTGCGCTCTATTACCTATCGGCGGCAACTTCACGATGGGCCCCAAAGACGCCGCCGAAGCCGTTGCCATGCTCAAGCCGTCCCTGGTCGTTCCCATGCATTACAATACTTGGCCTGTCATCGAGCAAGATCCAAACCACTTCAAACAAGATGTAGAGTCGCGTCTATCTACGCCAGTCCGCATCCTCAAACCAGGAGAGGTGCTTACTTTATAA
- a CDS encoding L,D-transpeptidase, protein MKKWLSLLLSLLVLAGVALPAEAAYELRLNVPEYKLRLFDGSRLLKEYSVAVGTPYEQTPVGHFSVFYKEKNPTWSPGSGFVDKTPVPPGPANPLGTRWMEFSRSYGIHGTNKDWSIEYPVSGGCVRMYNRDVEELFDKISLGTPVIVTYETMSLTEKADGLYLTIYPDIYEKRSSSWQAFLALYQPYAGEYVLLRKPEFAASQETVWSGKVAVRKQALRMGL, encoded by the coding sequence ATGAAAAAATGGTTGAGTCTCCTCCTGTCCCTGCTGGTGTTGGCGGGCGTTGCTTTGCCGGCGGAAGCTGCTTATGAGTTGCGGCTGAATGTGCCGGAATATAAGTTGCGTTTGTTTGATGGTTCGCGTTTGTTAAAAGAATATAGTGTTGCAGTGGGGACTCCTTATGAGCAGACGCCGGTGGGACATTTCAGCGTTTTCTATAAGGAGAAAAATCCCACTTGGAGCCCTGGCAGCGGCTTTGTGGACAAGACACCGGTTCCGCCGGGACCTGCCAATCCCCTGGGAACAAGATGGATGGAGTTTTCGCGTTCCTATGGTATTCATGGAACCAACAAGGACTGGAGCATTGAATATCCTGTGTCCGGCGGCTGCGTGCGTATGTACAATAGGGATGTGGAAGAGCTTTTTGATAAGATTTCCTTGGGGACACCGGTAATAGTAACTTATGAAACTATGAGCCTTACGGAGAAAGCAGATGGTTTGTATTTGACCATTTACCCAGATATTTATGAAAAACGCAGTTCGAGCTGGCAGGCTTTTTTGGCATTGTACCAGCCGTATGCAGGCGAATATGTCTTGCTACGTAAACCGGAATTTGCAGCATCGCAGGAAACGGTTTGGAGCGGGAAGGTGGCTGTGCGCAAGCAAGCTTTGCGCATGGGCTTATAA
- a CDS encoding L,D-transpeptidase: protein MSKKKMAYWGTALVTFLLCVLGGTGFFSPAEAAADVVRSNYAKEFAESAATAILVEKSKHRLTVFHEGKELKTYPCAFGVNPDGDKKERGDNRTPEGRFFVTEKERLGSHPYLGRSWLGLSYPDVGHAERGLGDQLISYGEYQRIVTANEQLALPPQDTQLGGWIGIHGGRDEATREGRDWTEGCIAMVDSDLEEIYPYIRYGTAVVVVR from the coding sequence ATGAGTAAGAAAAAAATGGCCTATTGGGGAACTGCGTTAGTAACATTTCTATTGTGCGTGCTGGGCGGGACTGGCTTTTTTTCTCCGGCAGAGGCGGCAGCAGATGTTGTGCGCAGCAATTACGCCAAGGAGTTTGCCGAATCGGCTGCTACGGCAATTCTGGTGGAAAAGTCAAAGCATCGCTTAACGGTGTTTCATGAAGGTAAGGAATTAAAAACGTATCCTTGTGCGTTTGGAGTGAACCCAGACGGTGATAAAAAAGAACGCGGCGATAATCGTACACCGGAAGGACGCTTTTTTGTAACGGAAAAAGAGCGCTTGGGCAGCCATCCTTACTTAGGCAGATCCTGGTTAGGCCTCAGCTATCCGGATGTAGGACATGCCGAGCGCGGCTTGGGCGATCAGCTTATCAGCTATGGTGAGTATCAACGTATTGTTACGGCAAATGAACAGCTGGCTTTGCCGCCTCAGGATACGCAGCTTGGCGGTTGGATCGGCATTCATGGAGGTCGTGATGAGGCGACTCGGGAAGGCCGAGACTGGACGGAAGGCTGCATCGCCATGGTAGACAGTGATTTGGAAGAAATTTATCCATATATTCGCTATGGTACGGCAGTAGTGGTGGTTCGTTAA
- a CDS encoding ferritin family protein codes for MAPLLTDLDSIRFAIDLEARGAQFYLESARRMENEDQRNLVLLLSGQTNNHLEGVKKILATVQTQKNGSAPEALDAETAAIIQKIGTSLSFPAEAQAAQKVAECTSVSSILEIALQGEKESVQLYEQIASSTKNAEVRKVFTALQSEEQIHVQKLLEMLQGWA; via the coding sequence ATGGCTCCCCTGTTAACTGATTTAGACTCAATTCGTTTCGCCATTGACTTGGAGGCACGCGGTGCCCAATTCTATTTAGAATCCGCACGCCGCATGGAAAATGAGGATCAACGCAATTTGGTACTTCTACTTTCAGGTCAGACCAATAATCATTTGGAAGGTGTCAAAAAAATCTTGGCCACCGTACAGACACAAAAAAACGGCAGCGCACCAGAAGCGCTAGATGCCGAAACTGCGGCGATCATTCAAAAAATAGGTACTTCTCTTTCCTTCCCTGCCGAAGCCCAAGCGGCGCAAAAAGTAGCAGAATGCACTTCCGTCAGTTCCATCTTGGAAATTGCCTTGCAAGGCGAAAAAGAATCCGTACAGCTATATGAGCAAATTGCTAGCAGCACTAAAAATGCCGAAGTTCGTAAGGTTTTCACGGCACTGCAATCCGAAGAACAGATTCACGTACAAAAGCTCTTAGAAATGCTGCAAGGTTGGGCCTAA
- a CDS encoding N-acetyltransferase, whose amino-acid sequence MHLRKATFGDVEAIHKLVNDYAQQGVMLPRSRNSIYETLRDVIIAEEEGCLVGVGSLHLSWDALAEVRALAIAPGFQRQGIGRQIVEVLLVEGRALGVKTFFTLTYQPEFFGTLGFSEVTKEELPQKVWKECINCPKFPNCDEVAMVKREG is encoded by the coding sequence ATGCATTTGCGTAAAGCGACATTTGGAGATGTAGAAGCCATCCATAAGCTTGTCAACGACTATGCACAGCAAGGAGTTATGCTGCCGCGCTCGCGTAACTCCATATACGAAACCTTGCGGGATGTGATTATTGCCGAAGAAGAAGGCTGCTTGGTCGGGGTAGGAAGTCTGCATCTTTCTTGGGACGCCTTGGCGGAGGTAAGGGCCTTAGCAATTGCACCGGGGTTCCAGCGGCAGGGAATCGGCAGACAGATCGTAGAAGTGTTGCTTGTGGAAGGCCGGGCGCTGGGGGTAAAGACCTTTTTTACATTGACCTATCAGCCGGAGTTTTTCGGAACATTGGGCTTTTCCGAGGTTACCAAAGAGGAACTGCCACAAAAAGTTTGGAAAGAATGCATTAATTGCCCGAAATTTCCTAACTGCGATGAAGTGGCCATGGTGAAACGGGAAGGCTGA
- the nth gene encoding endonuclease III, with amino-acid sequence MRVTKAIKGKMLEVLERTYDHIGTALHYKSPFELLVAVILSAQCTDERVNITTGRLFLKANTPETIVDLGLEALEEEIKDCGLFRAKAKNILAMSRLLLERHQGQVPDTFESLLALPGVGRKTANVILSVLYNVPAIAVDTHVFRVANRLHLGTGDTPEAVEAALQKAIPKTNWAAAHHWLIWHGRKICKARKPLCNDCPVQDLCPSLQP; translated from the coding sequence ATGAGAGTTACGAAAGCCATCAAAGGGAAAATGCTGGAGGTGCTGGAACGGACCTATGATCATATTGGTACGGCGCTTCATTACAAGTCTCCTTTTGAACTGTTGGTGGCTGTGATTCTTTCGGCGCAGTGTACTGATGAACGTGTGAACATTACTACCGGAAGATTGTTCCTTAAAGCCAATACACCAGAAACTATTGTGGACTTAGGCCTAGAAGCGTTGGAAGAAGAGATCAAGGATTGTGGTTTGTTTCGCGCTAAGGCCAAAAATATTTTGGCTATGAGCCGGCTTTTGTTGGAGCGTCATCAAGGGCAAGTTCCTGACACTTTTGAGTCTCTCCTGGCGTTGCCGGGGGTGGGCCGAAAAACCGCTAATGTTATTTTGAGCGTGCTTTATAATGTGCCGGCTATTGCGGTGGATACGCATGTGTTTCGTGTGGCGAATCGGTTGCACCTGGGAACTGGCGATACACCGGAAGCGGTAGAAGCGGCGCTGCAGAAGGCTATTCCTAAAACGAATTGGGCTGCGGCTCATCATTGGCTGATTTGGCATGGTCGAAAAATTTGCAAGGCGCGCAAGCCTTTGTGCAACGATTGTCCTGTGCAGGATTTGTGTCCTAGCCTGCAACCGTGA
- a CDS encoding PFL family protein — protein MLSIKDILETNRMISENNLDVRTITMGISLRDCAHPDVDRFCQNVYEKITRRAEHLVRIGEEIESEYGIPIINKRISITPVAIAAESCRTDSLVPVAQILDKAAKEVGVNFIGGFSALVEKGYTEGDRRLIASIPEALACTDRVCASVNVGSTKTGINMDAVREMGDVILKAAALTADRDAIGCAKLVVFANVPQDNPFMAGAFHGVGEPETVINVGVSGPGVVKRALEDVKGEDFSMVAETIKKTAFKITRVGQLVAQEASRRLGVQFGIVDLSLAPTPAIGDSVAHILEEMGLESCGAPGTTAALALLNDAVKKGGLMASSHVGGLSGAFIPVSEDAGMIAAVERGALTLEKLEAMTCVCSVGLDMIAVPGDTPSSTLAAIIADEAAIGMINNKTTAVRIIPVPGKTVGDSVEFGGLLGYSPILPVNRFSSADFIARGGRIPAPVRSLTN, from the coding sequence ATGTTAAGCATTAAAGATATTTTAGAAACTAACCGCATGATCAGCGAAAACAACCTTGATGTGCGGACGATTACTATGGGGATTAGTTTGCGCGATTGCGCCCATCCAGATGTAGACCGCTTCTGTCAAAATGTGTATGAAAAAATCACGCGCCGCGCTGAGCATTTAGTACGTATCGGCGAAGAGATTGAAAGCGAATACGGCATACCCATCATTAATAAACGTATATCTATTACGCCGGTAGCGATTGCCGCGGAAAGCTGCCGTACCGACAGCCTCGTGCCAGTAGCACAAATTTTGGACAAGGCGGCTAAAGAAGTCGGTGTCAATTTTATAGGCGGGTTTTCCGCCTTGGTTGAAAAAGGATATACTGAAGGTGACCGGCGGTTGATTGCGTCCATTCCTGAAGCGCTGGCCTGCACGGATCGCGTGTGTGCATCGGTCAATGTGGGTTCTACTAAGACCGGTATTAATATGGATGCCGTCCGGGAAATGGGCGATGTCATTCTGAAAGCAGCGGCTCTGACAGCCGATCGCGATGCCATTGGTTGCGCCAAACTAGTTGTGTTTGCTAATGTGCCCCAAGACAACCCGTTCATGGCGGGCGCTTTTCATGGTGTAGGAGAGCCGGAGACGGTTATCAATGTTGGTGTTAGCGGTCCTGGTGTCGTGAAGCGGGCCTTAGAAGATGTTAAAGGCGAAGATTTCAGCATGGTGGCGGAAACCATTAAAAAAACTGCTTTTAAAATTACTCGCGTAGGACAGTTGGTGGCTCAGGAGGCTTCGCGGCGTTTAGGCGTGCAGTTTGGCATTGTGGATTTGTCTTTGGCGCCGACGCCAGCTATTGGCGACAGTGTAGCTCATATTTTGGAAGAGATGGGCCTAGAGAGCTGCGGCGCTCCCGGCACAACAGCGGCCTTGGCTTTGCTGAACGATGCGGTTAAAAAAGGCGGCTTGATGGCTTCTTCCCATGTTGGCGGCTTGAGCGGCGCTTTTATTCCTGTTAGCGAAGATGCCGGTATGATTGCCGCTGTGGAACGAGGCGCTTTGACGCTAGAGAAGCTGGAAGCTATGACCTGTGTTTGTTCAGTTGGTCTTGACATGATTGCCGTTCCCGGTGATACGCCGTCTTCTACGCTGGCGGCTATTATTGCTGACGAAGCGGCGATTGGTATGATTAATAATAAAACTACGGCTGTGCGTATTATTCCAGTGCCTGGTAAAACGGTGGGCGATAGTGTGGAATTTGGCGGTTTGTTGGGATATAGTCCAATTCTGCCGGTAAACCGTTTCAGTTCTGCTGACTTTATTGCCAGAGGCGGACGGATTCCCGCGCCTGTGCGCAGTTTGACCAACTAA
- a CDS encoding ACT domain-containing protein, which translates to MKVVITIIGKDRVGIVAMASNVLAENQVNILDINQNIVDGFFNMVMIAETGESKVSLKELQAIFTAKGKELGLEIKVQHEDIFQSMHRI; encoded by the coding sequence ATGAAAGTCGTAATTACGATTATTGGTAAGGATCGCGTGGGTATTGTTGCTATGGCTAGTAATGTGCTAGCGGAAAATCAGGTAAACATTTTGGACATCAATCAAAATATTGTTGATGGCTTTTTTAATATGGTAATGATTGCTGAAACTGGTGAAAGCAAAGTTTCTCTTAAAGAACTGCAGGCTATTTTTACTGCAAAAGGCAAGGAATTGGGCTTGGAAATCAAAGTGCAACATGAAGATATTTTTCAAAGCATGCATCGCATTTAA
- a CDS encoding DUF2680 domain-containing protein has translation MMKKRWIATLAAGVILVSAAWVSAAPMGPMGGGHGAGGERPCLFNNATWTDAQKAEFQQDMVAHHEKMMTLQKDFLNQEVEKGLISREQADQHIQFMQERMEWMKAHPGEMGKHQRGMMNGTGRGNMPCQTAPGGTQNQ, from the coding sequence ATGATGAAAAAAAGATGGATAGCAACATTGGCTGCTGGGGTAATTCTTGTTTCGGCTGCATGGGTATCGGCGGCGCCCATGGGTCCCATGGGCGGTGGCCACGGAGCTGGAGGCGAGCGTCCTTGCTTATTTAACAACGCCACCTGGACGGATGCGCAAAAAGCAGAATTTCAACAAGATATGGTAGCTCATCATGAAAAAATGATGACTCTGCAAAAAGACTTTTTGAATCAGGAAGTAGAAAAAGGTTTGATTAGCAGAGAACAGGCTGACCAACACATTCAATTCATGCAAGAGCGCATGGAATGGATGAAAGCGCACCCGGGCGAAATGGGCAAACATCAGCGTGGTATGATGAACGGAACCGGCAGAGGAAATATGCCCTGTCAGACTGCTCCTGGTGGAACTCAAAACCAATAA
- a CDS encoding DUF896 domain-containing protein, with translation MTLETIERINALSRKQRSTGLTEEEKQEQLLLRRQYIDNIKVQITQALGPETPAAPLHEQ, from the coding sequence ATGACATTGGAAACGATCGAACGCATCAACGCCTTATCGCGCAAGCAGCGCTCCACCGGTTTGACTGAAGAGGAAAAGCAAGAACAGCTTCTGCTTCGCCGTCAATATATTGATAATATAAAAGTGCAAATCACGCAAGCATTAGGCCCAGAGACCCCGGCGGCTCCACTCCATGAACAGTAA
- a CDS encoding MFS transporter, which translates to MNSKIVWGLRQYWGWVLLLALTHFTSDFYNNFLPPMLPFLVDTMHISLTTGGLLAMIYAVTSCLLQPFFGYWVDRQGATWPLIATIPASAFFICLSGEAPSPLFLFLLVAVAGTVSSVFHPLASAMVARVTDPSHRAFSMSLFISGGNIGFAIAPALLTGYLAAWGLESLWLLFFPALALAVLCLTSRLHLVPLRDQPQLTLKEDATAPSWYRSKPLLLLNAAMTLRCWTQVAFLTFLPLLLPLWGSSAALGGTFLTVYLLGGALGSFCGGWAGDRWGHARCIQGCLLLALTSLALFLFSNSLSWLSWVLIFLGGAGLQGSLPSSIVWAQTILPQNAAMASGMMLGLTFGLGGVGAAISGAWADLWSIPVSLAISLLPLLLAGILLHRIPVPNANSN; encoded by the coding sequence ATGAACAGTAAAATAGTCTGGGGCTTGCGCCAATATTGGGGCTGGGTGCTGCTTTTGGCATTGACTCATTTCACTAGTGATTTTTATAATAATTTTCTTCCCCCGATGCTGCCGTTTTTAGTAGATACCATGCATATTTCTCTTACTACAGGCGGACTACTAGCCATGATTTATGCCGTCACTTCTTGCCTTCTGCAGCCGTTTTTCGGTTATTGGGTTGATCGACAAGGAGCCACGTGGCCACTCATAGCCACGATTCCAGCCAGCGCGTTTTTTATCTGTTTGAGCGGCGAAGCGCCTTCACCGCTTTTTTTATTTTTATTGGTTGCTGTTGCCGGTACGGTTTCTTCTGTCTTTCATCCTTTGGCGTCCGCTATGGTAGCGCGCGTCACAGATCCATCCCACCGGGCGTTTTCTATGTCCTTGTTCATCAGCGGCGGCAATATTGGCTTTGCTATTGCTCCAGCCCTGTTGACGGGCTATCTTGCCGCCTGGGGGCTTGAAAGTCTTTGGCTTCTCTTCTTTCCGGCTCTTGCCCTTGCTGTTTTGTGCCTTACTTCCCGCTTGCATTTGGTGCCGCTTCGCGACCAACCGCAACTTACTCTTAAAGAAGACGCTACAGCACCCTCGTGGTATCGGTCCAAACCTCTTTTGTTATTAAATGCCGCCATGACGCTACGCTGTTGGACGCAAGTAGCTTTTTTAACTTTCTTACCACTATTGCTGCCGCTTTGGGGTTCTTCAGCCGCCCTAGGAGGAACCTTCCTTACTGTTTACCTTTTGGGCGGCGCGCTGGGAAGCTTTTGCGGCGGTTGGGCAGGTGATCGTTGGGGGCATGCCCGCTGCATTCAAGGCTGCTTACTTCTTGCCTTAACCTCGTTAGCCTTGTTTCTCTTCTCCAACTCTTTATCCTGGTTGTCTTGGGTGCTTATTTTCCTTGGCGGCGCTGGCCTCCAAGGTTCTTTGCCCTCATCCATCGTCTGGGCACAAACTATTTTGCCTCAAAACGCCGCTATGGCCTCCGGTATGATGTTAGGACTCACTTTTGGTTTGGGCGGTGTTGGAGCCGCAATCAGCGGCGCTTGGGCTGACCTATGGAGCATTCCAGTCTCTTTGGCCATCTCATTGCTTCCTCTACTACTAGCAGGCATTTTACTGCACCGCATTCCCGTACCCAACGCAAACAGCAACTAG
- a CDS encoding pyruvate carboxylase subunit B, giving the protein MAKKPLKIMETVLRDGHQSLAATRMRITDMLPQLEILDNVGYWALEAWGGATFDTCLRFLNEDPWERLKTLRKHITKTPISMLLRGQNILGYNHYADDVVEAFVAKMVEHGIGVIRIFDALNDIRNLETGIRAGKKAGAHVQGVCVYTISPYHTTESYLELARSLVERGVDSICIKDMAGLIAPYEAYKLVKAMKEDPKIGVPIHLHCHYTSGMASMAYLKAAEAGVDIVDCALSPFAMGTSQPCTESIIATFEGHERDTGLKKEDLYPVADYFSGVKKSLANDFKLNTAFDVSTKVLTFQVPGGMLSNLRNQLKEQGMEDKYNELLEEMPRVRADLGYPPLVTPTSQIVGSMATFNVMMQSFGQERYSQVPREVKDLARGKYGKTIRPVNPEVAEKIIGGEEIITCRPADQIPPQMDELKAKLQELGYANPPIEDVLSYAVFPEVAVNFFKANGRM; this is encoded by the coding sequence ATGGCGAAAAAACCACTGAAAATTATGGAAACTGTGTTGCGTGACGGCCATCAGTCGCTCGCAGCTACCCGGATGCGTATTACCGATATGCTTCCCCAGTTGGAAATCCTTGATAACGTAGGCTACTGGGCTTTAGAAGCTTGGGGCGGCGCTACCTTCGACACCTGCCTTCGTTTCCTGAACGAAGATCCTTGGGAACGCTTGAAAACGCTCCGCAAGCACATTACCAAAACTCCGATTTCAATGCTGCTTCGCGGCCAGAACATCTTGGGCTACAATCATTATGCCGATGATGTTGTGGAAGCATTCGTAGCTAAAATGGTTGAACACGGCATTGGCGTTATTCGTATTTTTGACGCTCTTAATGACATCCGCAACCTGGAAACAGGTATCCGCGCTGGTAAAAAAGCCGGAGCTCATGTACAGGGCGTATGCGTATATACCATCAGCCCGTATCACACTACAGAAAGCTACTTGGAATTGGCCCGCAGCCTTGTGGAACGCGGCGTTGATTCTATCTGTATCAAAGACATGGCCGGTTTGATTGCTCCTTACGAAGCATACAAATTGGTTAAAGCAATGAAAGAAGATCCGAAAATTGGCGTGCCGATTCATCTGCATTGCCATTACACCAGCGGCATGGCTTCCATGGCCTACCTAAAAGCTGCTGAAGCTGGTGTTGATATTGTGGACTGCGCTCTGTCGCCGTTTGCAATGGGTACTTCACAGCCTTGCACCGAGTCTATAATCGCCACTTTCGAAGGTCACGAACGCGATACCGGCCTGAAAAAAGAAGACCTGTATCCGGTTGCTGATTATTTCTCCGGCGTCAAGAAATCCTTGGCTAACGACTTCAAACTGAACACTGCGTTTGACGTCTCCACGAAAGTCTTGACCTTCCAGGTACCTGGCGGCATGCTTTCCAATCTTCGTAACCAGCTCAAAGAGCAGGGTATGGAAGATAAATACAACGAACTTCTCGAAGAAATGCCTCGCGTCCGTGCTGACCTTGGCTATCCTCCGCTTGTTACGCCTACCAGCCAGATTGTTGGCTCCATGGCAACCTTTAATGTCATGATGCAAAGCTTCGGTCAGGAACGCTATTCTCAGGTTCCTCGCGAAGTAAAAGATTTGGCCCGTGGCAAATATGGCAAAACCATCCGCCCGGTTAACCCCGAAGTGGCTGAAAAAATCATCGGCGGTGAAGAAATCATCACTTGCCGCCCAGCAGATCAGATTCCTCCGCAAATGGATGAACTGAAAGCTAAATTGCAAGAGCTTGGCTATGCCAATCCTCCGATTGAAGACGTTCTGTCCTACGCCGTCTTCCCGGAAGTGGCTGTCAACTTCTTCAAAGCTAACGGCCGGATGTAA